Proteins encoded in a region of the Lysobacterales bacterium genome:
- a CDS encoding tRNA (cytidine(34)-2'-O)-methyltransferase — protein sequence MFDVLLYEPEIPPNTGNVIRLCANAGARLHLIRPLGFELDDVRLKRAGLDYHEYADLKVHDSLPAALAALQPPRLFALSTRAQRRYDEVAYSAGDAFLFGPESRGLPQPVLESIPAETRLRLPMRPGNRSLNLSNAVAVLVFEAWRQHGFIGGA from the coding sequence ATGTTCGACGTGCTGCTCTACGAGCCCGAGATCCCGCCCAACACCGGCAATGTGATCCGCCTGTGCGCCAATGCCGGCGCCCGCCTGCACCTGATCCGCCCGCTGGGCTTCGAACTCGACGACGTGCGCCTGAAGCGCGCCGGCCTCGACTACCACGAGTACGCCGATCTCAAGGTGCACGACTCGCTGCCGGCCGCGCTGGCTGCGCTGCAGCCGCCGCGTCTGTTCGCGCTGTCGACCCGCGCCCAGCGTCGCTACGACGAAGTCGCCTACAGCGCCGGTGACGCCTTTCTGTTCGGACCCGAGAGCCGCGGCCTGCCGCAGCCGGTGCTGGAGTCGATCCCGGCCGAGACCCGTTTGCGCCTGCCCATGCGCCCGGGAAACCGCAGCCTCAACCTGTCGAACGCGGTGGCGGTACTGGTGTTCGAAGCCTGGCGCCAGCACGGTTTCATCGGCGGAGCGTGA
- a CDS encoding YcgL domain-containing protein, with protein MRCYVYRSEKRADTYVYLREEGAFEVLPEALHASLRPLVAALSFELVEGRRLAREDAAVVRANLLERGFHIQLPPPAEYLPDMMPAHGG; from the coding sequence ATGCGTTGCTACGTCTACCGCAGCGAGAAGCGCGCCGACACCTACGTCTATCTGCGCGAGGAAGGCGCCTTCGAGGTGCTGCCCGAAGCGCTGCACGCCAGCCTGCGACCGCTGGTGGCGGCGCTCAGCTTCGAGCTGGTCGAAGGCCGCCGGCTGGCCCGCGAGGACGCCGCCGTCGTGCGCGCCAACCTGCTGGAGCGCGGCTTCCACATCCAGCTGCCGCCGCCCGCCGAGTACCTGCCGGACATGATGCCCGCGCATGGCGGCTGA
- a CDS encoding ankyrin repeat domain-containing protein: MAAERPVRAAPAALPLATALSAPLLIAAHALPALFALDALWGLPLLAAGLGVQTAGAVLASARLPVPRTAAALQRGLLGGGLLLLLALLVGIPLLVWPFAGLLKSGALGAVLLLCAGVAVAGLLASRVFADPVLLLVPEPITRRRLGQHLARARLTRQRLLERGDFDFGDITLGAACLVLQLGPALLALASEAGRSGGVPALAASAHALLIAPLCALALARRVQACLAAAESAPAAEPAAEAPSAAREPQPALAESSEPPTAIDDPVIALFAAARRGDIEGAVALLAESAPTPAAPAPPEGRDQRSLAVLASLLGDLSLLRALILRGVDLNESRAGLTPLLACTRDSYHGRPDAVAMLLANGADPRLADGEGRTPLHYAARSSDPEVAAQLLDAGAELNALDRGGRSPLFEACAAGSWRLARFLLERHARSEPEGGQPALLAAAAGEDDAAGVELLLRHKAKVDARGRLGRTALHEACLAGNGAIVAALLKAGADAGRADDHGATPLMEAARAGSVASIEALRRKSPAVDALDTAGRSALHIACGSARADADVITRLLQMGARPDQACASGQTALELARAAQRWDLVGRMDPDHPLPAAVDDAPGAITGSSETSVERVELAERLTRALRRGRPDLLPSLLRELNPPADLLCELFESLGASQPRSALAMLAAALPASGEYSREAQLARALDRVAVAPQALDALRELGASPAGRGGLARYLRACVDARLPAGADEQRALQLLAAGADAFGAHEGDAPLLLAIQLGWSEVVEALLIGGADPGQTGRGGQTPLAAAAQRGDIASVRGLLRAGASPQRRGPDGQCPLGQAMHAGDPALLRWLDWSRWPHPGRPLRDADLIHAAVAGDAVAVGCLLELGLDPGVRDARGCSALLRAAGSGHADVVAVLLKAGLDPALAADSGMTALTAAISQGHAEVVELLLAGRAHVEQTLPGALRPLMLAAALGQVRCVHLLLAHGAARDAVDADGNTVLHHAARRGCRSSEAAPALALWTALSPQAVALSQANALGETPLLLLLGAAEPAGTPLRSEALLPQLERLLEIGTALDAQDQRGFSALHWGAQHGLLPLVQRLLRAGADPSLRDGLARSAAEVALTRGYVDIARELEGPKPPPSMARFLRSQAD, translated from the coding sequence ATGGCGGCTGAACGCCCGGTGCGGGCCGCTCCGGCGGCGCTGCCGCTGGCCACGGCGCTGTCCGCCCCGCTGCTGATCGCAGCGCACGCCCTGCCAGCGCTGTTCGCGCTCGACGCGCTGTGGGGCCTGCCGCTGCTCGCGGCGGGCCTGGGTGTGCAGACCGCAGGCGCGGTGCTGGCCAGCGCGCGCCTGCCAGTGCCGCGCACCGCCGCCGCGCTGCAGCGCGGCCTTCTGGGCGGCGGCCTGCTTCTGCTGCTGGCCCTGCTGGTGGGCATTCCGCTGCTGGTCTGGCCCTTCGCCGGGCTGCTGAAATCCGGTGCGCTCGGTGCGGTGCTGCTGCTCTGCGCGGGCGTCGCCGTCGCCGGCCTGCTGGCCAGCCGGGTGTTCGCCGACCCGGTGCTGCTGCTGGTGCCCGAGCCCATCACCCGCCGCCGCCTCGGCCAGCATCTGGCGCGCGCGCGCCTGACCCGCCAGCGCCTGCTGGAACGCGGCGACTTCGACTTTGGCGACATCACCCTGGGCGCCGCCTGCCTGGTGCTGCAGCTGGGGCCGGCCCTGCTGGCGCTGGCCAGCGAGGCGGGCCGCAGCGGCGGCGTACCCGCACTGGCGGCGAGCGCGCATGCCCTGCTGATCGCGCCGCTGTGCGCGCTGGCGCTGGCGCGGCGGGTGCAGGCCTGTCTCGCCGCCGCCGAGTCCGCGCCCGCGGCGGAGCCCGCCGCGGAGGCGCCCAGCGCGGCGCGCGAGCCCCAGCCCGCGTTGGCGGAGTCCAGCGAGCCCCCCACCGCGATCGACGACCCGGTCATCGCCCTGTTCGCCGCGGCGCGACGCGGCGACATCGAAGGCGCCGTAGCCCTGCTGGCGGAGAGTGCGCCCACACCGGCGGCGCCCGCCCCGCCCGAGGGCCGCGACCAGCGCAGCCTGGCCGTGCTGGCCAGCCTGCTGGGCGACCTCAGCCTGCTGCGCGCGCTGATCCTGCGCGGGGTCGATCTCAACGAATCCCGCGCTGGCCTCACGCCGCTGCTTGCCTGCACCCGCGACAGCTACCACGGGCGCCCGGACGCGGTGGCGATGCTGCTGGCCAACGGTGCCGATCCGCGGCTGGCCGACGGCGAGGGCCGCACGCCGCTGCACTACGCGGCGCGCAGCAGCGATCCCGAGGTCGCAGCCCAGCTGCTGGACGCCGGCGCCGAGCTCAACGCGCTCGACCGCGGCGGCCGCAGCCCGCTGTTCGAAGCCTGCGCCGCCGGCAGCTGGCGACTGGCGCGGTTTCTGCTAGAGCGTCATGCCCGCAGCGAGCCCGAGGGCGGCCAACCGGCGCTGCTGGCCGCCGCCGCCGGCGAGGACGATGCCGCCGGCGTCGAGCTGCTGCTGCGCCACAAGGCCAAGGTCGACGCCCGCGGCCGGCTGGGCCGCACGGCCCTGCACGAGGCCTGCCTGGCGGGCAACGGCGCGATCGTGGCCGCCCTGCTGAAAGCCGGCGCCGATGCCGGTCGCGCCGACGACCACGGCGCGACGCCGCTGATGGAGGCCGCGCGCGCGGGCTCGGTGGCCAGCATCGAAGCCCTGCGCCGCAAGTCGCCGGCGGTCGACGCGCTGGATACGGCCGGCCGCAGCGCCCTGCACATCGCCTGCGGCTCGGCGCGCGCCGATGCCGACGTCATCACCCGCTTGCTGCAGATGGGCGCGCGGCCCGACCAGGCCTGCGCCAGCGGCCAGACCGCGCTGGAACTCGCGCGCGCGGCGCAGCGCTGGGACCTGGTCGGGCGCATGGACCCCGACCACCCGCTGCCGGCCGCAGTCGACGACGCGCCGGGCGCGATCACGGGGTCGTCCGAGACCAGCGTCGAACGGGTCGAACTCGCCGAGCGCCTGACCCGCGCGCTGCGTCGCGGCCGCCCGGACCTGCTGCCTTCGCTGCTGCGCGAACTGAACCCGCCGGCCGATCTGCTCTGCGAACTCTTCGAAAGCCTCGGCGCGAGCCAGCCGCGCAGCGCGCTGGCCATGCTGGCCGCAGCGCTGCCGGCGAGCGGCGAGTACAGCCGCGAAGCGCAGTTGGCGCGCGCGCTCGATCGCGTTGCGGTAGCACCGCAGGCGCTGGACGCCCTGCGCGAACTCGGCGCCTCGCCGGCCGGCCGCGGCGGGCTGGCGCGCTACCTGCGCGCCTGCGTCGACGCGAGGCTGCCAGCCGGCGCCGACGAACAGCGCGCGCTGCAGCTGCTGGCGGCCGGGGCCGATGCCTTCGGCGCCCATGAGGGCGATGCGCCGCTGCTGCTGGCCATTCAGCTCGGCTGGTCCGAGGTGGTCGAAGCGCTGCTGATAGGCGGCGCCGACCCGGGGCAGACGGGACGCGGCGGGCAGACTCCGCTTGCGGCCGCCGCCCAGCGCGGCGACATCGCCAGCGTGCGCGGCCTGCTGCGCGCCGGCGCCAGTCCACAGCGGCGCGGCCCGGACGGCCAGTGCCCGCTGGGTCAGGCCATGCACGCCGGCGACCCGGCCCTGCTGCGCTGGCTCGATTGGAGCCGCTGGCCGCACCCGGGCCGGCCCCTGCGCGACGCCGACCTGATCCATGCCGCGGTCGCCGGGGACGCAGTGGCCGTGGGCTGCCTGCTCGAACTCGGGCTGGACCCCGGGGTGCGCGATGCGCGCGGCTGCAGCGCCCTGCTGCGCGCTGCCGGCAGCGGCCACGCCGATGTGGTCGCAGTGCTGCTCAAGGCCGGGCTCGATCCGGCGCTGGCCGCCGACAGCGGCATGACCGCGCTCACCGCGGCGATCAGCCAGGGCCACGCCGAAGTGGTGGAACTCCTGCTCGCCGGTCGCGCCCACGTCGAGCAGACCCTGCCCGGCGCGCTGCGCCCGCTGATGCTGGCGGCCGCGCTGGGCCAGGTGCGCTGCGTGCATCTGCTGCTGGCGCATGGCGCGGCGCGCGATGCGGTCGACGCCGACGGCAACACCGTGCTGCACCACGCCGCTCGGCGCGGCTGCCGCAGCAGCGAGGCCGCGCCCGCGCTGGCGCTGTGGACCGCGCTGTCGCCGCAGGCTGTTGCACTCAGCCAGGCCAATGCCTTGGGCGAGACGCCGCTGCTTCTGCTGCTCGGCGCGGCCGAGCCCGCCGGTACACCGCTGCGCAGCGAAGCGCTGCTGCCGCAGCTCGAGCGCCTGCTGGAGATCGGAACCGCACTCGACGCCCAGGACCAGCGCGGCTTCTCGGCTCTGCACTGGGGCGCCCAGCACGGTCTGCTGCCGCTGGTGCAGCGGCTGCTGCGCGCCGGCGCGGACCCCAGCCTGCGCGACGGCCTCGCGCGCAGCGCCGCCGAAGTCGCGCTCACCCGCGGCTATGTCGATATCGCCCGCGAACTCGAAGGCCCCAAACCACCGCCGTCGATGGCGCGCTTTCTGCGCTCGCAGGCGGACTGA
- a CDS encoding cation:proton antiporter produces the protein MHGHGFLADALVFLIAAVIAVPLFRRLGLGAVLGYLAAGVVIGPHVLGFISDPESVLTASEFGVVMLLFIIGLELSPARLWVMRRQVFGIGSLQVGVSAALIGGAIALWGLGWKASLVVGLGLALSSTAVGLQLLAERKALTADYGRIAFAVLLFQDAVAIPLLALIPLLGEAKAAEQAAPGLDAVLKAVGVILAIVIGGRYLLRPLFRIVARAQAVEVFTASALMVVAGSAFLVQQAGLSMALGAFLAGVLLAESEFRHELESHIEPFKGLLLGLFFMAVGMSIDLGVIVAEPGQVVIGTLALLAIKFAVLWVVGRQAAKLKAGAPLQLAAVLAMGGEFAFVVFSEAGKAGLLAPAESSLLVVIVGMSMAATPLLLMAVDAHCRKLAKIRERAPAFDAIDDHDPKVIIAGFGRMGQMIGRMLRAQHIPFTALENSPQQVELSRRFGSTLYFGDPSRAELLRAARADRAEILVLTTDDPEANIRTARMIKRLYPHLKVFARARNRQHAFRLMDLNIEGITRETFPAALEMARSVLLALGQDAAVVESRLRTFREHDEALLREQHLVYDDETALVQSAREAFTDLERLFEADAASERERERGGQG, from the coding sequence ATGCACGGACACGGATTTCTCGCTGACGCCCTCGTCTTCCTGATCGCCGCGGTGATCGCGGTGCCGCTGTTCCGGCGGCTCGGCCTTGGCGCGGTGCTCGGCTATCTGGCGGCGGGTGTGGTGATCGGGCCGCACGTGCTCGGCTTCATCAGCGATCCCGAGTCGGTGCTGACGGCGTCCGAATTCGGCGTGGTGATGCTGCTCTTCATCATCGGACTCGAGCTTTCGCCGGCGCGTCTGTGGGTGATGCGACGCCAGGTGTTCGGCATCGGCAGTCTGCAGGTCGGTGTGTCGGCGGCGCTGATTGGTGGTGCGATCGCGCTGTGGGGCCTGGGCTGGAAGGCTTCGCTGGTGGTCGGCCTGGGCCTGGCCCTGTCCTCGACCGCGGTCGGCCTGCAGCTGCTGGCCGAGCGCAAGGCGCTGACCGCCGACTACGGGCGCATCGCGTTCGCGGTGCTGCTGTTCCAGGACGCGGTCGCGATTCCGCTGCTGGCGCTGATCCCCCTGTTGGGCGAGGCCAAGGCCGCCGAGCAGGCGGCACCGGGGCTCGATGCCGTGCTGAAGGCGGTCGGCGTGATCCTGGCCATCGTGATCGGCGGCCGCTATCTGCTGCGCCCGCTGTTCCGCATCGTCGCCCGCGCGCAGGCGGTCGAGGTGTTCACCGCCTCGGCGCTGATGGTGGTCGCCGGCTCGGCCTTCCTGGTCCAGCAGGCCGGGCTATCGATGGCGCTGGGCGCGTTTCTCGCGGGCGTGCTGCTCGCCGAGAGTGAATTCCGGCATGAGCTGGAATCGCACATCGAGCCCTTCAAGGGCCTGCTGCTGGGGCTGTTCTTCATGGCCGTGGGCATGAGCATCGACCTCGGCGTGATCGTCGCCGAGCCGGGCCAGGTGGTGATCGGCACGTTGGCGCTTCTGGCCATCAAGTTCGCCGTGCTGTGGGTGGTCGGGCGGCAGGCGGCGAAGCTCAAGGCCGGCGCACCGCTGCAGCTGGCGGCAGTGCTGGCGATGGGCGGCGAGTTCGCCTTCGTGGTGTTTTCCGAAGCCGGCAAGGCCGGTCTGCTGGCGCCGGCAGAATCGAGCCTGCTGGTGGTGATCGTCGGCATGTCGATGGCGGCGACGCCGCTGCTGCTGATGGCGGTCGACGCGCACTGCCGGAAGCTGGCGAAAATCCGCGAGCGCGCGCCCGCGTTTGACGCCATCGACGACCACGATCCGAAGGTGATCATCGCCGGCTTCGGGCGCATGGGGCAGATGATTGGCCGCATGCTGCGCGCCCAGCACATCCCGTTCACCGCGCTGGAGAACAGCCCGCAGCAGGTCGAGCTGTCGCGCCGCTTCGGCAGCACCCTGTACTTCGGCGACCCCAGCCGCGCCGAGCTGCTGCGCGCGGCGCGTGCGGACCGCGCCGAGATCCTGGTTCTGACCACCGATGATCCCGAGGCCAACATCCGCACCGCGCGGATGATCAAGCGCCTGTATCCGCACCTGAAGGTGTTCGCGCGGGCGCGCAACCGCCAGCACGCGTTCCGGCTGATGGACCTCAACATCGAGGGCATCACCCGCGAGACCTTTCCGGCCGCCCTGGAGATGGCCCGCAGCGTGCTGCTGGCGCTGGGCCAGGACGCGGCGGTGGTGGAATCGCGCCTGCGCACCTTCCGCGAGCACGACGAGGCCCTGCTGCGCGAACAGCACCTCGTCTACGACGACGAGACGGCGCTCGTGCAGAGCGCGCGCGAGGCCTTCACTGACCTCGAACGTCTGTTCGAGGCCGACGCGGCCTCCGAGCGCGAGCGCGAGCGCGGCGGGCAGGGCTGA